One Festucalex cinctus isolate MCC-2025b chromosome 3, RoL_Fcin_1.0, whole genome shotgun sequence DNA window includes the following coding sequences:
- the ano10b gene encoding anoctamin-10 isoform X1: protein MSKTGCDEGGGNISEESPEKSPSGKAAAITTTGPGWTKVSCPCCLSERIEPLVLVKLGEKVRPETKRWLIRLIGAPQKDGGAALLVHPGEDATGDIIMVSAPRCTLLQATEELGLCKTYNTGEMETFSYDDRDNFRYSDNMEMFLTLAERQYIIKYELEGLRARRDVRIPGLDDKYTLQHRDNIWQKLTAAGVVVDTFPLHSKAKLKELSKSWYAGNQLSQPLDSVNAYFGSAVGFYFSFLDFYTWSLIPPALLGLFITYFSSEVQKEAMEAVAGSQAEIHEEDSGLSVSGHMIQAVFSMLWSTVFIELWKRRSSSTSYRWGTLHLAERFSEPRPAFHGHLGMNPVTGRMEPLFPEWQRDLRMALVSIPVVGLFLGMVILGMLCFYWGENQVMWLHEEWDSVVSQTLLYAPSVLHIVYTNVLATVYKTVAQSLTEFENHREESAFQNHLTAKVLVFTFFNYFAVLFHIAFVKQDVPLLRKRLASLLIVTQLVNQVTEVVVPFLVDHFVSAPHRKESEDDPQEDKFRNQSKLPVFPGLFAEYIELLVQFGYLSLFSCVYPLTAVLLLINNVMEIRSDAYKICKLFRKPFSAPVANMGVWQIAFEILSFVAVVSNCWLLTLSPQLQRMRHEGQMSSADIMVIAVMAEHVLIIVKVIVAALIPDEPGWVQKKRAHMQYKSMQALRQQNLPSEES from the exons ATGAGTAAGACGGGATGCGACGAAGGTGGAGGAAACATCTCGGAGGAGTCCCCCGAGAAGTCACCAAGTGGTAAGGCCGCGGCCATTACCACAACGGGGCCGGGATGGACAAAGGTCAGCTGCCCTTGTTGTCTGTCAGAGAGGATTGAGCCACTGGTTCTGGTGAAACTTGGTGAGAAGGTCCGTCCGGAGACCAAAAGGTGGCTGATCAGGCTGATTGGAGCTCCTCAGAAAGATGGAG GTGCAGCGCTGCTGGTCCATCCAGGTGAAGATGCAACTGGTGACATCATCATGGTCTCTGCCCCGCGGTGCACATTGCTACAAGCAACCGAGGAGTTGGGTCTGTGTAAGACGTATAACACCGGGGAAATGGAAACCTTCTCGTACGATGACAGAGACAACTTTAGATACTCAG ACAACATGGAGATGTTCTTGACGTTGGCTGAAAGACAGTACATCATCAAGTATGAGCTGGAGGGACTGCGGGCACGGAGGGATGTGAGGATACCTGGTCTGGATGACAAGTACACCCTACAGCACCGAGACAACATCT GGCAGAAGTTGACCGCCGCAGGCGTTGTTGTGGACACGTTCCCCCTTCATAGCAAGGCAAAACTGAAAGAGCTCAGTAAATCCTGGTACGCTGGGAATCAGTTGTCACAACCACTGG ATTCAGTCAACGCGTATTTTGGGAGTGCAGTGGGATTCTACTTCAGCTTCCTAGATTTCTACACTTGGTCTCTGATCCCACCAGCTCTACTGGGCCTTTTCATCACATACTTCTCAA GCGAAGTGCAGAAGGAAGCGATGGAGGCAGTGGCCGGCTCACAGGCTGAGATCCACGAGGAGGACTCCGGACTCAGCGTCAGTGGTCACATGATCCAGGCTGTGTTCAGCATGCTCTGGTCCACCGTGTTCATTGAGCTGTGGAAGCGTCGCAGCTCCTCCACGTCCTACCGCTGGGGGACCCTTCATCTCGCCGAGCGTTTCTCCGAACCTCGGCCAGCTTTTCACGGCCATCTTGGGATGAACCCCGTCACTGGTCGTATGGAGCCTCTGTTCCCGGAATGGCAGAGGGATCTGCGGATGGCGCTGGTCTCCATCCCGGTGGTCGGACTTTTTCTGG GGATGGTGATCCTCGGTATGCTGTGTTTTTACTGGGGGGAGAACCAAGTGATGTGGCTCCACGAGGAATGGGACTCGGTGGTGTCGCAGACGTTGCTCTACGCACCTTCTGTGCTTCACATTGTCTACACAAATGTGCTGgctactgtttacaaaacagtgGCCCAGTCCCTGACTGAATTTG AGAACCACCGAGAAGAGTCTGCCTTCCAGAACCACCTGACAGCAAAAGTGTTGGTG TTCACATTCTTCAACTACTTTGCAGTCCTCTTCCACATTGCATTTGTCAAGCAGGATGTGCCGTTGCTTCGTAAG CGCCTGGCGTCTTTGCTGATTGTGACCCAGTTGGTGAACCAGGTGACAGAAGTGGTGGTCCCTTTCCTTGTGGACCACTTTGTTAGCGCCCCCCACAGGAAAGAGAGTGAAGATGACCCGCAGGAGGACAAATTCAGGAATCAAAGCAAACTGCCAGTGTTCCCT GGCCTATTCGCAGAGTACATTGAGCTCCTGGTGCAGTTTGGCTATCTGAGTCTTTTCTCGTGCGTCTACCCGCTGACGGCCGTGCTGCTGCTCATCAACAACGTAATGGAGATCCGCTCCGACGCCTACAAGATCTGTAAACTCTTCCGCAAGCCGTTCTCCGCCCCCGTGGCCAACATGGGCGTGTGGCAG ATCGCATTTGAGATCTTGAGTTTCGTTGCGGTCGTGTCTAACTGCTGGCTGCTGACGCTGTCGCCACAATTGCAAAGGATGCGTCACGAGGGCCAGATGAGCAGCGCCGACATCATGGTGATCGCCGTTATGGCTGAG CACGTTCTCATCATAGTCAAGGTGATTGTGGCGGCCCTCATTCCAGATGAACCAGGCTGGGTCCAAAAAAAGAGAGCCCACATGCAGTATAAATCCATGCAGGCTTTACGGCAGCAG AATCTGCCCTCTGAGGAGTCCTGA
- the snrkb gene encoding SNF related kinase b isoform X1 — MVARCSRRRQPVCSKEDFYRASPSSSNLRGSANISTLFDVNMESGETVPGHDEHLKSDRVNLSGLYHVGRTLGRGHYAVVKLARHVNTGQLVAIKMIDKTKLDVMATSHLLQEVRCMRRVQHPNVVRLYEVIDTPTTLYLVMELAEGGDLYDYILRHDTGVAEGTAKRHFAQIVRAVAYCHELHVVHRDLKPENVVFFPQQGAVKLTDFGFSNLFKPGTMLATSCGSLAYSAPEILLGEEYDAPAVDIWSLGVILYMLVCGVPPFQEANDSETLVMILDCRYSIPDHVSGDCRDLISRMLQKDPSVRASLQEIEAHHWLQGLDNVLLSPEAPPHWLSGALSSTSTLSRMVESGDLLAAKPQSLPAPRQVNLSYSLQPPPAEEPRVARNLPPLLQICEEEEEEEEEDEGNLAKECEGLLSLSVTDPQKDTEAAPEGADNQEERAEDRMSPEEDEDGAAMEIEHTGSTCVISYQPVAHLDNVASRAPDRPAPCEAEAASRMPCCQGWSESAPHQEEEPNNNKAAGASASPKKQKASRGGKKEQRTDTGARDDFVTDRSQSRNVAGSWDDNAAATARVEPTGKRHSLKLRERLFQLPLCEKALAFNIPTNNKAKILPLAQYNCCHVL; from the exons ATGGTGGCGAGATGTTCGCGCCGACG GCAACCCGTTTGCAGTAAGGAGGATTTTTACCGAGCAAGCCCCTCTTCCTCTAACCTCCGCGGATCTGCAAACATTTCAACCCTTTTTGATGTCAACATGGAGAGTGGCGAGACCGTGCCGGGCCATGATGAACATCTCAAATCAGACCGCGTGAATCTCAGCGGACTGTACCATGTGGGCCGGACCTTGGGAAGGGGTCACTACGCGGTGGTCAAACTGGCTCGGCATGTCAACACTGGGCAGCTGGTGGCTATCAAGATGATTGACAAAACCAAACTCGATGTCATGGCGACAAGCCACCTGTTACAGGAAGTCAG ATGTATGAGGCGGGTGCAACATCCCAACGTGGTTCGCCTTTATGAGGTCATCGACACGCCCACCACCCTTTACCTGGTCATGGAGCTGGCAGAGGGGGGTGACCTTTACGACTACATCCTTCGGCATGACACAGGCGTGGCTGAGGGCACCGCCAAACGCCATTTTGCCCAGATTGTGCGTGCCGTGGCGTACTGCCACGAGCTCCACGTGGTGCATCGAGACCTGAAGCCGGAGAATGTGGTGTTCTTTCCACAGCAGGGGGCAGTGAAACTGACGGACTTTGGCTTTAGTAACTTATTCAAACCCGGGACCATGTTGGCCACCAGCTGTGGGTCCCTGGCGTATTCCGCACCTGAGATTCTGCTGGGAGAAGAGTATGATGCTCCAGCTGTGG ATATCTGGTCTCTCGGGGTGATCCTGTACATGTTAGTGTGCGGGGTTCCTCCCTTCCAGGAGGCCAACGACAGTGAGACTCTGGTCATGATTCTGGATTGTCGCTACTCCATCCCCGACCACGTCTCTGGCGACTGCAGGGA TCTGATCTCCAGGATGCTCCAGAAGGATCCATCGGTCCGAGCGTCACTGCAGGAGATCGAGGCTCACCACTGGTTACAGGGGCTGGACAACGTGCTGCTCAGCCCAGAGGCCCCTCCCCATTGGCTCTCGGGGGCTCTCTCCTCTACCTCGACGCTCTCCCGAATGGTCGAGTCCGGCGACTTGCTCGCCGCCAAGCCGCAGTCCTTGCCCGCGCCGCGGCAGGTCAACCTGAGCTACTCCCTTCAACCTCCGCCGGCCGAGGAACCCCGCGTTGCCAGGAACCTCCCGCCTCTCCTGCAGATctgtgaggaagaggaggaggaggaggaggaagacgaagGCAACCTAGCTAAAGAGTGTGAAGGGTTGTTGTCTTTGTCTGTAACTGATCCTCAGAAGGACACTGAGGCGGCGCCGGAAGGTGCGGACAATCAAGAGGAAAGGGCGGAAGATCGAATGAGCCCGGAAGAAGACGAAGACGGCGCAGCGATGGAGATCGAACACACGGGCAGCACATGCGTGATTTCGTACCAACCGGTCGCTCACCTCGACAACGTAGCGAGCCGCGCGCCTGATCGCCCCGCCCCCTGTGAGGCCGAGGCCGCTTCGAGGATGCCGTGCTGCCAGGGGTGGAGCGAGAGCGCCCCCCATCAAGAGGAGgagccaaacaacaacaaagccgCCGGCGCCTCCGCTTCACCCAAGAAGCAAAAGGCAAGCCGCGGCGGGAAGAAGGAGCAGAGGACGGACACGGGCGCCAGGGACGACTTTGTGACGGACAGATCGCAATCGCGCAACGTCGCGGGGTCCTGGGACGACaacgccgccgccaccgccagggTGGAGCCCACGGGGAAACGCCACAGCCTCAAACTGCGCGAGCGCCTCTTCCAGCTGCCCCTGTGTGAGAAAGCGCTGGCCTTCAACATCCCCACAAACAACAAAGCCAAGATCCTCCCGCTGGCTCAGTACAACTGTTGCCATGTGCTCtaa
- the snrkb gene encoding SNF related kinase b isoform X2 — protein sequence MESGETVPGHDEHLKSDRVNLSGLYHVGRTLGRGHYAVVKLARHVNTGQLVAIKMIDKTKLDVMATSHLLQEVRCMRRVQHPNVVRLYEVIDTPTTLYLVMELAEGGDLYDYILRHDTGVAEGTAKRHFAQIVRAVAYCHELHVVHRDLKPENVVFFPQQGAVKLTDFGFSNLFKPGTMLATSCGSLAYSAPEILLGEEYDAPAVDIWSLGVILYMLVCGVPPFQEANDSETLVMILDCRYSIPDHVSGDCRDLISRMLQKDPSVRASLQEIEAHHWLQGLDNVLLSPEAPPHWLSGALSSTSTLSRMVESGDLLAAKPQSLPAPRQVNLSYSLQPPPAEEPRVARNLPPLLQICEEEEEEEEEDEGNLAKECEGLLSLSVTDPQKDTEAAPEGADNQEERAEDRMSPEEDEDGAAMEIEHTGSTCVISYQPVAHLDNVASRAPDRPAPCEAEAASRMPCCQGWSESAPHQEEEPNNNKAAGASASPKKQKASRGGKKEQRTDTGARDDFVTDRSQSRNVAGSWDDNAAATARVEPTGKRHSLKLRERLFQLPLCEKALAFNIPTNNKAKILPLAQYNCCHVL from the exons ATGGAGAGTGGCGAGACCGTGCCGGGCCATGATGAACATCTCAAATCAGACCGCGTGAATCTCAGCGGACTGTACCATGTGGGCCGGACCTTGGGAAGGGGTCACTACGCGGTGGTCAAACTGGCTCGGCATGTCAACACTGGGCAGCTGGTGGCTATCAAGATGATTGACAAAACCAAACTCGATGTCATGGCGACAAGCCACCTGTTACAGGAAGTCAG ATGTATGAGGCGGGTGCAACATCCCAACGTGGTTCGCCTTTATGAGGTCATCGACACGCCCACCACCCTTTACCTGGTCATGGAGCTGGCAGAGGGGGGTGACCTTTACGACTACATCCTTCGGCATGACACAGGCGTGGCTGAGGGCACCGCCAAACGCCATTTTGCCCAGATTGTGCGTGCCGTGGCGTACTGCCACGAGCTCCACGTGGTGCATCGAGACCTGAAGCCGGAGAATGTGGTGTTCTTTCCACAGCAGGGGGCAGTGAAACTGACGGACTTTGGCTTTAGTAACTTATTCAAACCCGGGACCATGTTGGCCACCAGCTGTGGGTCCCTGGCGTATTCCGCACCTGAGATTCTGCTGGGAGAAGAGTATGATGCTCCAGCTGTGG ATATCTGGTCTCTCGGGGTGATCCTGTACATGTTAGTGTGCGGGGTTCCTCCCTTCCAGGAGGCCAACGACAGTGAGACTCTGGTCATGATTCTGGATTGTCGCTACTCCATCCCCGACCACGTCTCTGGCGACTGCAGGGA TCTGATCTCCAGGATGCTCCAGAAGGATCCATCGGTCCGAGCGTCACTGCAGGAGATCGAGGCTCACCACTGGTTACAGGGGCTGGACAACGTGCTGCTCAGCCCAGAGGCCCCTCCCCATTGGCTCTCGGGGGCTCTCTCCTCTACCTCGACGCTCTCCCGAATGGTCGAGTCCGGCGACTTGCTCGCCGCCAAGCCGCAGTCCTTGCCCGCGCCGCGGCAGGTCAACCTGAGCTACTCCCTTCAACCTCCGCCGGCCGAGGAACCCCGCGTTGCCAGGAACCTCCCGCCTCTCCTGCAGATctgtgaggaagaggaggaggaggaggaggaagacgaagGCAACCTAGCTAAAGAGTGTGAAGGGTTGTTGTCTTTGTCTGTAACTGATCCTCAGAAGGACACTGAGGCGGCGCCGGAAGGTGCGGACAATCAAGAGGAAAGGGCGGAAGATCGAATGAGCCCGGAAGAAGACGAAGACGGCGCAGCGATGGAGATCGAACACACGGGCAGCACATGCGTGATTTCGTACCAACCGGTCGCTCACCTCGACAACGTAGCGAGCCGCGCGCCTGATCGCCCCGCCCCCTGTGAGGCCGAGGCCGCTTCGAGGATGCCGTGCTGCCAGGGGTGGAGCGAGAGCGCCCCCCATCAAGAGGAGgagccaaacaacaacaaagccgCCGGCGCCTCCGCTTCACCCAAGAAGCAAAAGGCAAGCCGCGGCGGGAAGAAGGAGCAGAGGACGGACACGGGCGCCAGGGACGACTTTGTGACGGACAGATCGCAATCGCGCAACGTCGCGGGGTCCTGGGACGACaacgccgccgccaccgccagggTGGAGCCCACGGGGAAACGCCACAGCCTCAAACTGCGCGAGCGCCTCTTCCAGCTGCCCCTGTGTGAGAAAGCGCTGGCCTTCAACATCCCCACAAACAACAAAGCCAAGATCCTCCCGCTGGCTCAGTACAACTGTTGCCATGTGCTCtaa
- the ano10b gene encoding anoctamin-10 isoform X2, which produces MSKTGCDEGGGNISEESPEKSPSERIEPLVLVKLGEKVRPETKRWLIRLIGAPQKDGGAALLVHPGEDATGDIIMVSAPRCTLLQATEELGLCKTYNTGEMETFSYDDRDNFRYSDNMEMFLTLAERQYIIKYELEGLRARRDVRIPGLDDKYTLQHRDNIWQKLTAAGVVVDTFPLHSKAKLKELSKSWYAGNQLSQPLDSVNAYFGSAVGFYFSFLDFYTWSLIPPALLGLFITYFSSEVQKEAMEAVAGSQAEIHEEDSGLSVSGHMIQAVFSMLWSTVFIELWKRRSSSTSYRWGTLHLAERFSEPRPAFHGHLGMNPVTGRMEPLFPEWQRDLRMALVSIPVVGLFLGMVILGMLCFYWGENQVMWLHEEWDSVVSQTLLYAPSVLHIVYTNVLATVYKTVAQSLTEFENHREESAFQNHLTAKVLVFTFFNYFAVLFHIAFVKQDVPLLRKRLASLLIVTQLVNQVTEVVVPFLVDHFVSAPHRKESEDDPQEDKFRNQSKLPVFPGLFAEYIELLVQFGYLSLFSCVYPLTAVLLLINNVMEIRSDAYKICKLFRKPFSAPVANMGVWQIAFEILSFVAVVSNCWLLTLSPQLQRMRHEGQMSSADIMVIAVMAEHVLIIVKVIVAALIPDEPGWVQKKRAHMQYKSMQALRQQNLPSEES; this is translated from the exons ATGAGTAAGACGGGATGCGACGAAGGTGGAGGAAACATCTCGGAGGAGTCCCCCGAGAAGTCACCAAGTG AGAGGATTGAGCCACTGGTTCTGGTGAAACTTGGTGAGAAGGTCCGTCCGGAGACCAAAAGGTGGCTGATCAGGCTGATTGGAGCTCCTCAGAAAGATGGAG GTGCAGCGCTGCTGGTCCATCCAGGTGAAGATGCAACTGGTGACATCATCATGGTCTCTGCCCCGCGGTGCACATTGCTACAAGCAACCGAGGAGTTGGGTCTGTGTAAGACGTATAACACCGGGGAAATGGAAACCTTCTCGTACGATGACAGAGACAACTTTAGATACTCAG ACAACATGGAGATGTTCTTGACGTTGGCTGAAAGACAGTACATCATCAAGTATGAGCTGGAGGGACTGCGGGCACGGAGGGATGTGAGGATACCTGGTCTGGATGACAAGTACACCCTACAGCACCGAGACAACATCT GGCAGAAGTTGACCGCCGCAGGCGTTGTTGTGGACACGTTCCCCCTTCATAGCAAGGCAAAACTGAAAGAGCTCAGTAAATCCTGGTACGCTGGGAATCAGTTGTCACAACCACTGG ATTCAGTCAACGCGTATTTTGGGAGTGCAGTGGGATTCTACTTCAGCTTCCTAGATTTCTACACTTGGTCTCTGATCCCACCAGCTCTACTGGGCCTTTTCATCACATACTTCTCAA GCGAAGTGCAGAAGGAAGCGATGGAGGCAGTGGCCGGCTCACAGGCTGAGATCCACGAGGAGGACTCCGGACTCAGCGTCAGTGGTCACATGATCCAGGCTGTGTTCAGCATGCTCTGGTCCACCGTGTTCATTGAGCTGTGGAAGCGTCGCAGCTCCTCCACGTCCTACCGCTGGGGGACCCTTCATCTCGCCGAGCGTTTCTCCGAACCTCGGCCAGCTTTTCACGGCCATCTTGGGATGAACCCCGTCACTGGTCGTATGGAGCCTCTGTTCCCGGAATGGCAGAGGGATCTGCGGATGGCGCTGGTCTCCATCCCGGTGGTCGGACTTTTTCTGG GGATGGTGATCCTCGGTATGCTGTGTTTTTACTGGGGGGAGAACCAAGTGATGTGGCTCCACGAGGAATGGGACTCGGTGGTGTCGCAGACGTTGCTCTACGCACCTTCTGTGCTTCACATTGTCTACACAAATGTGCTGgctactgtttacaaaacagtgGCCCAGTCCCTGACTGAATTTG AGAACCACCGAGAAGAGTCTGCCTTCCAGAACCACCTGACAGCAAAAGTGTTGGTG TTCACATTCTTCAACTACTTTGCAGTCCTCTTCCACATTGCATTTGTCAAGCAGGATGTGCCGTTGCTTCGTAAG CGCCTGGCGTCTTTGCTGATTGTGACCCAGTTGGTGAACCAGGTGACAGAAGTGGTGGTCCCTTTCCTTGTGGACCACTTTGTTAGCGCCCCCCACAGGAAAGAGAGTGAAGATGACCCGCAGGAGGACAAATTCAGGAATCAAAGCAAACTGCCAGTGTTCCCT GGCCTATTCGCAGAGTACATTGAGCTCCTGGTGCAGTTTGGCTATCTGAGTCTTTTCTCGTGCGTCTACCCGCTGACGGCCGTGCTGCTGCTCATCAACAACGTAATGGAGATCCGCTCCGACGCCTACAAGATCTGTAAACTCTTCCGCAAGCCGTTCTCCGCCCCCGTGGCCAACATGGGCGTGTGGCAG ATCGCATTTGAGATCTTGAGTTTCGTTGCGGTCGTGTCTAACTGCTGGCTGCTGACGCTGTCGCCACAATTGCAAAGGATGCGTCACGAGGGCCAGATGAGCAGCGCCGACATCATGGTGATCGCCGTTATGGCTGAG CACGTTCTCATCATAGTCAAGGTGATTGTGGCGGCCCTCATTCCAGATGAACCAGGCTGGGTCCAAAAAAAGAGAGCCCACATGCAGTATAAATCCATGCAGGCTTTACGGCAGCAG AATCTGCCCTCTGAGGAGTCCTGA